The following proteins come from a genomic window of Fontisubflavum oceani:
- a CDS encoding acyl-CoA dehydrogenase family protein — MDFALSEEQDAIFDMAKAFGDEHIAPFAQAWEKDGIIPKELWPRLAELGFGGLYVSEENGGSGLTRLDATLVFEALSMACPSVSAFLSIHNMCAAMVEKFGDDALQARFLPGAISMETFFAYCLTEPGSGSDAAALKTRAERTNDGYRMTGTKAFISGGGYADAYIVMSRTGEDGPRGISSIIVENGAEGLSFGGLEEKMGWRSQPTRQVQLDDCHVPAGNLLGEEGKGFTYAMMGLDGGRLNIAACSLGAAQAALDATLAYMGERKAFGKSIDQFQALQFRLADMEIELQAARVFLRQAAWKLDNGSPDASKHCAMAKKFVTEAGSRIADQCLQLHGGYGYLADYGVEKLVRDLRVHQILEGTNEIMRVITARHMLAERG, encoded by the coding sequence ATGGACTTCGCATTGTCCGAGGAACAAGACGCCATTTTCGACATGGCCAAAGCGTTTGGTGACGAGCATATCGCGCCTTTTGCACAGGCTTGGGAGAAGGATGGCATCATCCCGAAAGAGCTTTGGCCCCGCTTGGCCGAGCTTGGCTTCGGCGGCCTTTATGTCTCGGAAGAGAATGGCGGCTCGGGCCTGACAAGACTGGACGCGACACTGGTTTTTGAGGCGCTATCGATGGCCTGCCCGTCGGTCTCGGCCTTCCTGTCGATCCACAATATGTGCGCCGCGATGGTCGAGAAATTTGGCGATGACGCGTTGCAGGCGCGCTTCCTGCCCGGCGCGATCAGCATGGAAACCTTCTTCGCCTATTGCCTGACCGAGCCTGGCTCCGGCTCCGACGCGGCGGCGCTGAAAACCCGGGCCGAGCGCACCAATGATGGCTATCGGATGACCGGCACCAAGGCGTTTATCTCCGGCGGCGGCTATGCGGACGCCTATATCGTGATGTCGCGCACCGGCGAGGATGGCCCGCGCGGCATCTCCTCGATCATCGTCGAAAACGGCGCCGAGGGCCTCAGCTTTGGCGGGTTGGAAGAGAAAATGGGCTGGCGCTCGCAGCCGACGCGGCAGGTCCAGTTGGACGATTGCCACGTTCCGGCCGGGAATTTGCTTGGCGAAGAGGGAAAAGGTTTCACTTATGCGATGATGGGTCTTGACGGCGGCCGCCTCAACATCGCGGCCTGTTCCTTAGGCGCCGCGCAGGCCGCGCTTGACGCGACACTTGCCTATATGGGTGAGCGGAAAGCCTTCGGCAAATCCATCGACCAGTTCCAAGCGCTGCAATTCCGCCTGGCCGATATGGAGATCGAGCTACAGGCCGCCCGCGTGTTCCTACGCCAAGCGGCGTGGAAACTGGACAATGGCAGCCCGGATGCCTCGAAGCATTGCGCCATGGCGAAGAAATTCGTCACCGAAGCGGGCAGCCGGATTGCGGATCAATGCCTGCAACTGCATGGCGGCTATGGCTATCTGGCCGATTATGGCGTCGAGAAGCTGGTCCGCGATTTGCGCGTGCATCAGATTCTGGAAGGCACCAATGAGATTATGCGGGTAATCACGGCGCGGCATATGTTGGCAGAGCGCGGGTGA
- a CDS encoding carboxylate-amine ligase, whose translation MADSKFSLGIEEEYLLVDLDTLDLAVAPEALMTACKAELEGQVSPEFLQCQIEIGTQVCADIAAAREDLKRLRSCVATQAKAHNLAPIAVSCHPFADWKDQQHSDGDRYQTLARDLAGVARRMLICGMHVHVGIDDEDLRNDLMGQLSYFLPHLLALSASSPYWQGQDTGLASYRLTVFDNLPRTGLPPLFDSWSDYQRSVQVIIDLELIEDSTKIWWDLRPSHRFPTLETRICDVQPRLEHTLSLAALIQCLARMLTRLRQKNQRWRLYDGFLIGENRWRAQRYGPSEGLIDFGRRAVVPVAELLDEIIDLVAEDAEVLGCSNELAAAKDILTGGTSADRQRGVYAASQETGKSHDEAMRDVVRHLIEEFHADL comes from the coding sequence ATGGCGGACAGCAAATTCTCTTTGGGGATCGAGGAAGAGTATCTTCTGGTCGATCTGGACACACTCGATCTGGCCGTTGCGCCCGAGGCCTTGATGACGGCCTGCAAAGCGGAATTGGAAGGCCAGGTCAGCCCCGAGTTCCTACAATGCCAGATTGAGATCGGCACCCAAGTCTGCGCCGATATCGCCGCCGCGCGGGAGGATCTCAAACGCCTCCGATCTTGCGTTGCAACCCAAGCTAAGGCCCATAATCTCGCGCCCATTGCCGTCTCCTGCCACCCGTTTGCCGACTGGAAGGATCAGCAGCATTCCGATGGCGACCGGTATCAGACCCTCGCCCGCGATCTGGCCGGGGTCGCCCGGCGGATGCTGATCTGCGGCATGCATGTGCATGTGGGGATCGATGACGAAGACCTGCGCAATGACCTGATGGGTCAACTCAGCTATTTCCTGCCCCATCTATTGGCGCTCTCAGCCTCCTCCCCCTATTGGCAGGGGCAAGATACCGGGCTCGCTTCCTATCGGCTGACGGTGTTCGACAACCTGCCGCGGACCGGCCTGCCGCCCTTATTCGACAGTTGGTCCGACTATCAACGCTCGGTGCAGGTGATCATTGATCTGGAGTTGATCGAGGACTCGACCAAGATCTGGTGGGATCTGCGCCCCTCGCACCGATTCCCGACTTTGGAAACCCGGATTTGCGATGTGCAGCCCCGCCTGGAGCATACGCTGTCTCTTGCCGCATTGATCCAGTGCTTGGCCCGCATGCTGACCCGGCTGCGGCAGAAAAACCAACGCTGGCGGCTCTATGATGGCTTTCTGATCGGCGAAAACCGTTGGCGGGCGCAGCGCTATGGCCCGTCTGAAGGTCTGATCGATTTTGGCCGCCGGGCGGTGGTGCCCGTGGCCGAACTTTTGGATGAAATCATCGATTTGGTGGCGGAAGACGCCGAAGTCTTGGGCTGTTCCAATGAACTCGCGGCCGCGAAAGACATCCTCACAGGCGGCACCAGTGCCGACCGACAACGCGGCGTCTACGCGGCGTCGCAAGAGACCGGCAAATCCCATGACGAGGCGATGCGCGATGTGGTGCGGCATTTGATCGAGGAATTCCACGCCGATCTGTGA
- a CDS encoding cupredoxin domain-containing protein translates to MTISTRRQFLQLSTGILAAPALIRSANAAGHVRLPVTIQNFAFAPADVELGAGDFVVFTNADGAPHTATANDGFFDSGRLNQGDSFEVRMTDAGEFTYFCQLHPNMTGVIRVT, encoded by the coding sequence ATGACCATTTCCACGCGACGCCAGTTTCTGCAACTCTCCACCGGGATCTTGGCGGCCCCTGCCCTGATCAGATCGGCCAATGCCGCCGGGCATGTGCGCCTGCCGGTGACAATCCAGAATTTCGCCTTTGCCCCGGCTGATGTCGAACTTGGCGCAGGCGATTTTGTCGTCTTCACCAATGCCGATGGCGCGCCCCACACCGCCACAGCGAATGATGGGTTTTTCGACAGCGGGCGTTTGAACCAAGGCGACAGTTTCGAAGTGCGGATGACCGACGCGGGCGAGTTCACCTATTTCTGCCAACTCCACCCCAATATGACCGGTGTGATCCGCGTGACCTAA
- a CDS encoding L,D-transpeptidase, translating into MSHFKMTRRSMVLASGATLATPMLALAETPAPALRADAEARRNLSSFRSQNWQDHFERLDRVTILADMESRAVHYWSADGTDYRLYPSSIPLTEELTRRGYTEVVRKRVGPDWTPTASMRERDPSLPAYMPPGPDNPLGTHALYLTWPAYLIHGTHDTRKIGRRSSSGCIGLFNEHIAELFALTPTGAQVRLL; encoded by the coding sequence ATGAGCCATTTCAAAATGACCCGTCGCAGCATGGTTCTGGCCAGCGGCGCCACATTGGCCACACCGATGCTGGCTTTGGCCGAGACGCCAGCCCCCGCCTTGCGCGCAGATGCCGAAGCCCGGCGGAACCTGTCCTCCTTTCGCTCGCAGAACTGGCAGGACCATTTCGAACGTCTCGACCGTGTGACGATCCTGGCCGATATGGAAAGCCGCGCGGTGCATTATTGGAGCGCTGACGGCACCGACTACCGGCTCTACCCCTCGTCGATCCCGCTCACCGAGGAACTGACCCGGCGCGGCTATACCGAAGTGGTGCGCAAACGCGTCGGCCCCGACTGGACGCCCACCGCATCGATGCGCGAGCGCGACCCGTCCCTGCCTGCTTATATGCCACCCGGCCCCGACAATCCGCTTGGCACCCATGCCCTCTATCTGACCTGGCCCGCCTATCTGATCCATGGCACCCATGACACGCGCAAGATCGGGCGGCGGTCCTCGTCGGGCTGTATCGGGCTTTTCAACGAACATATCGCGGAGCTGTTCGCGTTGACCCCCACGGGCGCACAGGTCCGCCTGCTCTGA
- a CDS encoding CoA-acylating methylmalonate-semialdehyde dehydrogenase: MEELSHWINGKHVKGTSGRFADVMNPATGEVQAKVPLASKAELDAAVADAAAAQPAWAAMNPQRRARVMMRFVDLLNRDMDKLAEALSREHGKTIPDAKGDVVRGLEVVEFCIGAPHHLKGEFTDSAGPGIDMYSLRQPLGVAAGITPFNFPAMIPMWKMAPALVCGNAFILKPSERDPSVPLMLAELLKEAGLPDGVLQVINGDKESVDAILDNPTIAGVGFVGSTPIAQYIYARGCENGKRVQCFGGAKNHMIIMPDADLDQAADALVGAGYGAAGERCMAISVAVPVGEETADRLIEKLVPKVEALKIGPYTAGNDVDFGPVVTAAAKANIERLVQTGIDQGAELVVDGRDFKLQGYEDGYFVGAHLFDRVTTDMDIYKTEIFGPVLSTVRAKTYEEAIGYAMDHEYGNGTAIFTRDGDTARDFANRINIGMVGINVPIPVPLAYHTFGGWKKSGFGDLNQHGPDAFRFYTRTKTVTARWPSGIKEGGEFTIPVME, encoded by the coding sequence ATGGAAGAGCTGAGCCACTGGATCAACGGCAAGCATGTCAAAGGCACATCCGGCCGATTTGCCGATGTGATGAACCCCGCCACGGGCGAGGTGCAGGCCAAGGTGCCGCTTGCCTCCAAGGCCGAGTTGGACGCCGCCGTGGCCGATGCCGCCGCCGCACAACCCGCTTGGGCCGCGATGAACCCGCAGCGCCGCGCGCGGGTGATGATGCGCTTCGTGGATCTTCTGAACCGCGATATGGACAAGCTGGCCGAGGCGCTTTCGCGCGAACATGGCAAGACGATCCCGGATGCGAAAGGCGACGTGGTGCGTGGCCTGGAAGTGGTCGAGTTCTGCATCGGCGCGCCGCATCACCTGAAAGGGGAATTCACCGACAGCGCCGGTCCTGGCATCGATATGTATTCCCTCCGCCAGCCGCTTGGTGTCGCCGCGGGGATCACCCCGTTCAACTTCCCGGCAATGATCCCAATGTGGAAAATGGCCCCGGCGCTGGTCTGCGGTAACGCCTTCATCCTGAAACCCTCAGAGCGTGACCCCTCCGTGCCGCTGATGCTGGCCGAGCTGCTGAAAGAAGCGGGTCTGCCCGATGGGGTGTTGCAGGTGATCAATGGCGACAAGGAAAGCGTCGACGCGATCCTGGACAACCCGACGATTGCCGGTGTGGGCTTTGTCGGCTCCACCCCGATCGCGCAATATATCTATGCGCGCGGCTGTGAGAATGGCAAACGGGTGCAGTGTTTCGGCGGTGCCAAGAACCACATGATCATCATGCCCGATGCCGATCTGGACCAGGCGGCGGATGCGCTGGTGGGCGCAGGATACGGGGCGGCGGGCGAACGCTGCATGGCGATCTCGGTCGCGGTGCCGGTTGGCGAAGAGACCGCGGATCGGTTGATTGAGAAGCTGGTGCCCAAGGTCGAAGCCCTCAAGATCGGGCCCTATACTGCGGGCAATGATGTGGATTTTGGCCCTGTGGTGACAGCAGCGGCCAAGGCGAATATCGAACGTTTGGTGCAGACCGGTATCGACCAAGGCGCAGAACTGGTCGTCGACGGGCGGGACTTCAAACTGCAAGGCTACGAGGATGGCTATTTCGTCGGCGCGCATCTTTTTGACCGCGTGACCACCGATATGGACATCTACAAGACCGAGATTTTCGGGCCGGTCCTGTCGACGGTGCGGGCGAAGACCTATGAAGAGGCCATCGGCTATGCGATGGACCATGAATACGGCAATGGCACCGCGATCTTTACCCGCGATGGCGATACGGCGCGGGATTTTGCGAACCGGATCAATATCGGGATGGTCGGGATCAATGTGCCGATCCCGGTGCCACTGGCCTATCACACCTTTGGTGGCTGGAAAAAATCGGGCTTCGGCGATCTGAACCAGCATGGGCCGGATGCGTTCCGGTTCTACACCCGGACCAAGACCGTTACGGCCCGCTGGCCTTCGGGGATCAAAGAAGGCGGCGAGTTCACCATTCCAGTGATGGAGTGA
- a CDS encoding LysR family transcriptional regulator codes for MNWMQNWDDLRIFLSVARAESLTGAGKTLRMDPATVGRRIARLEARLGADLFLKSPQGYGLSEAGARLLPAAEEAETALGAGLSDLTGAGEGLSGTIRIGAPDGCANYLLPQVCAEICDAHPGLEVQILALPRVVDLSRREADLAIAVSRPRTTRLKAEKLSDYRLSLAASGAWLAEHGRPAQRSDLSGARMIGYIPDMIFDAELDYLAELGLTKVPLTSNSVSVQLNWARAGAGLAVVHDFALPAAPELIRVLPGAVSLTRSFWLIRHAQALRDRRLQRFADLLGQGIRREIARLEAVVVKQETAHAATHLLDTKG; via the coding sequence ATGAACTGGATGCAGAATTGGGATGACTTGCGGATTTTCCTGTCCGTCGCCCGGGCCGAGAGCCTGACCGGGGCGGGCAAGACGCTCCGGATGGACCCGGCGACGGTGGGGCGACGGATCGCCAGATTGGAGGCCCGGCTCGGGGCGGATTTGTTTCTGAAGTCACCGCAGGGCTATGGCCTGAGCGAGGCGGGCGCCCGGCTTTTGCCCGCCGCCGAAGAGGCCGAAACCGCGCTTGGTGCAGGGCTGAGCGATCTGACCGGGGCCGGCGAGGGCCTGTCGGGCACGATCCGCATCGGCGCGCCAGATGGATGCGCGAATTATCTATTGCCGCAGGTCTGCGCCGAGATTTGCGACGCCCATCCGGGACTTGAAGTGCAGATTTTGGCCTTGCCACGCGTTGTCGATCTCAGCCGTCGGGAGGCGGATTTGGCGATTGCAGTATCGCGGCCTCGGACCACCCGGCTCAAGGCCGAGAAATTGAGCGATTATCGCCTGTCGCTCGCGGCATCCGGAGCTTGGCTTGCCGAACATGGCCGGCCCGCTCAGCGATCCGATCTCAGCGGTGCCCGGATGATTGGCTATATCCCTGATATGATTTTCGATGCGGAACTGGATTATCTGGCAGAGCTTGGCCTGACAAAGGTGCCGCTCACGTCAAACTCGGTGTCGGTGCAACTGAACTGGGCCCGTGCCGGAGCGGGGCTGGCCGTGGTGCATGATTTCGCGCTTCCAGCAGCGCCAGAGCTGATCCGTGTTTTGCCGGGCGCGGTGTCATTGACCCGGTCTTTTTGGCTGATCCGCCATGCGCAAGCTTTGAGAGATCGCCGGTTGCAGCGCTTCGCCGATCTCTTAGGCCAAGGGATTCGGCGCGAGATCGCGCGTCTTGAGGCGGTCGTTGTCAAGCAAGAGACAGCTCACGCGGCAACACATCTGCTTGACACTAAAGGGTGA
- a CDS encoding CBS domain-containing protein: MLVQQILKSKPTTGVETIQPGTTVAQVAEILSQKRFGALVVSPDGKAVAGIVSERDIVRELGARGPSCLTDRVDAMMTSEIVSCAADETSDEVLAKMTQGRFRHMPVMEGAEMIGLISIGDVVKAQLSKLSMEKEALEGMIKGF, from the coding sequence ATGCTCGTCCAGCAGATTCTCAAAAGCAAACCCACGACAGGTGTGGAGACGATCCAGCCTGGCACAACCGTCGCACAGGTGGCGGAAATCTTGTCGCAAAAGAGATTTGGGGCGCTTGTGGTCTCGCCGGATGGCAAAGCGGTGGCGGGGATCGTGTCGGAACGGGACATCGTCCGGGAACTGGGCGCGCGCGGCCCGTCCTGTTTGACAGACCGGGTTGACGCAATGATGACGTCGGAAATTGTCTCCTGCGCTGCCGATGAAACTTCCGATGAGGTGCTGGCGAAGATGACCCAGGGCCGGTTCCGTCACATGCCGGTGATGGAGGGGGCCGAGATGATCGGGCTGATCTCCATCGGCGATGTGGTCAAGGCGCAGCTCAGCAAGCTGTCGATGGAGAAAGAGGCGTTGGAAGGCATGATCAAGGGGTTCTGA
- the coaD gene encoding pantetheine-phosphate adenylyltransferase, translated as MRVGLYPGTFDPITLGHIDIIRRACTLVDRLVIGVAINRDKGPLFTLEERVAMVEAECATLSAKMGTEIVVHPFENLLIDCAKDVGAGIIIRGLRAVADFEYEFQMVGMNRKLDSEITTVFLMAEADRQAIASKLVKEIARLKGDVSHFVPPAVHQALLGKFPR; from the coding sequence ATGCGTGTAGGTCTTTATCCAGGCACATTTGACCCTATCACATTGGGGCATATCGACATCATCCGCCGGGCCTGTACCCTGGTTGACCGTTTGGTGATCGGGGTGGCGATCAATCGCGACAAGGGCCCGCTTTTCACCTTGGAAGAGCGTGTCGCGATGGTGGAAGCGGAATGTGCCACCCTGTCGGCAAAGATGGGCACCGAGATCGTGGTGCATCCCTTCGAGAATCTGTTGATAGATTGCGCCAAGGATGTGGGGGCCGGGATCATCATTCGCGGTCTGCGTGCCGTGGCTGATTTTGAGTATGAGTTTCAGATGGTTGGGATGAACCGGAAGCTTGATTCCGAGATCACCACTGTGTTCCTCATGGCCGAAGCCGACCGGCAGGCCATCGCTTCGAAGCTGGTCAAAGAGATTGCGCGGCTGAAGGGCGATGTCTCGCATTTCGTGCCGCCCGCGGTGCATCAGGCGCTCTTGGGCAAGTTCCCGCGTTAG